One Ignavibacteria bacterium genomic window carries:
- a CDS encoding glucosyl transferase, whose protein sequence is MLWLEFEDASCTEAWFNLRLNNLPKPVRVDVYRENYLTKSFTISTTNDTIFYIENLLPKRRYDVYVKVRGSDGKEYTSAKVNFETMDTTSHEFTWQIFEFGEKGNSVLYDVAIIDENNIWAVGEIYTKDTYTYDSLGNWIQPYNAVHWDGTKWELKRIYFPSVCGGTSLSSYPAKAIFIFDDGQIWISSSGDKIAILKDGIQINKFCLPSNVSMSINKLWGSTSEDLYAVGNNGNIAHWDGRKWTKIESGTDIHLNSITKGIDTTEVYISGYDNGKSILLKVKNKKDVNKINDLENIPIYSLATGTNYLFVKTNNAIYRKYLKANVGYKYVIFNSIYDGVINSDSYNNLIDAGIRGNIYHFNGYTHTLIGNPLQNQSYLIFGLAIKNNLVAITGINNYGIYNNRAFLLLGRRLNK, encoded by the coding sequence ATGTTATGGTTAGAATTTGAAGATGCAAGCTGCACTGAAGCCTGGTTTAATTTAAGATTAAATAATCTCCCAAAACCAGTAAGAGTTGATGTTTATAGAGAAAATTATCTTACGAAATCTTTTACAATATCTACCACAAATGATACTATATTTTACATAGAGAATTTACTACCAAAGCGGAGGTATGATGTATATGTAAAAGTAAGAGGGTCAGATGGTAAGGAATACACAAGCGCAAAGGTAAACTTTGAGACAATGGACACAACAAGCCACGAGTTTACCTGGCAGATATTTGAGTTTGGTGAAAAAGGTAATAGCGTTCTTTATGATGTAGCAATAATAGATGAAAATAACATCTGGGCAGTGGGAGAGATTTACACAAAAGATACATACACATATGATTCACTTGGCAATTGGATTCAACCATACAACGCAGTCCACTGGGATGGTACTAAGTGGGAGTTGAAGAGAATATATTTCCCATCCGTTTGTGGAGGAACAAGTCTTTCTTCATATCCAGCAAAAGCAATATTTATATTCGATGATGGACAAATTTGGATAAGTTCAAGTGGAGATAAAATTGCAATTCTAAAAGATGGTATTCAAATAAACAAATTTTGCTTACCATCGAATGTTTCAATGTCAATCAACAAACTCTGGGGCAGCACGAGTGAGGATTTATACGCAGTAGGCAACAATGGCAACATAGCGCATTGGGATGGAAGGAAATGGACGAAGATAGAGAGTGGGACGGATATTCATCTAAATTCAATAACGAAAGGAATTGATACAACTGAAGTTTACATCAGTGGATACGATAATGGTAAGAGTATCTTACTTAAAGTAAAAAATAAGAAAGATGTAAATAAAATAAATGATTTAGAAAATATTCCAATATATAGTTTAGCAACCGGAACAAATTATTTATTTGTTAAAACAAATAATGCTATTTATCGCAAATATTTAAAAGCAAATGTTGGATATAAATATGTGATTTTTAATTCAATATATGATGGAGTAATAAATTCAGATAGTTATAATAATTTAATAGATGCAGGTATAAGGGGCAATATTTATCATTTTAATGGGTATACTCACACTTTAATTGGTAATCCTTTACAAAATCAAAGTTATCTCATTTTTGGTTTAGCCATAAAGAATAACTTAGTTGCTATTACAGGAATAAATAATTATGGTATTTATAACAATAGAGCATTTTTATTATTGGGTAGAAGGTTGAACAAATGA
- the lon gene encoding endopeptidase La yields the protein MENLETQIDIRTELSSTNNRLPVLPLRDVVIYPFMVYPVLVGRETSMRAANYSNETHKLIFLVAQKDPKIEEPKPNDLYSEGTIARIIQVLKLPNGLLKIIVDGVAHGIIKNFVENQEFLEAEIEIISTEIEEGPELDALVRHMSNLFTEYIKLNRNIPGDIIASFENLTDPARKLYFAAANIQQNVEVKQSILKELTLKDKFYKLIKILNSEIDILKIEKEIDMKVQENIQKAQRKFLIQEQIRILQDELGEEEDVSPEFQKLREKIKKAKMPKDVEEKALEELNKLKKTPPMSPEATVIRNYLDWLIDLPWSKRTKDNLDLEHVRKILDEDHYGLEKPKERILEHIAVLNLVKEMRGQILCFCGPPGVGKTSLAKSIARALGRKFVRISLGGVRDEAEIRGHRRTYIGSMPGKIIQSMKKAGVINPVMLLDEIDKMSMDFRGDPSAAMLEVLDPEQNYAFNDHYLDVDYDLSKVLFITTANVRYNIPLPLQDRMEIIELPGYLEHEKLEIAKRHIIPKQFKEHGLDKYDIQISDEAILRIIREYTREAGVRNLEREITSILRKIAKEIALEKSKNKNIGNITRTITGENIETYLGVPKFKVKKIPAENRIGTAIGLAWTSVGGDILNVEVTIMDGPERLTLTGQLGNVMKESAQAALSYIRSNAELLGLDPHFYKGKEIHIHLPEGAIPKDGPSAGITMTMAMISAIKRIPARADVALTGEITLRGNVLPIGGLTEKLLAAQRYGIKTVLIPKDNLTDLTEIPESVKKPLKIIPIDKIIDAIPYVFENFEIKEQTKKNVKNAKRKSKSK from the coding sequence TTGGAAAATTTAGAAACTCAAATTGACATTAGAACGGAACTTTCGTCCACAAATAATCGATTGCCCGTTTTACCATTGCGAGATGTTGTGATTTATCCTTTTATGGTTTACCCGGTTCTCGTCGGAAGAGAAACATCGATGAGAGCTGCTAACTATTCCAACGAAACACACAAATTGATTTTCCTTGTCGCTCAAAAAGATCCAAAAATTGAAGAGCCAAAACCGAACGATTTATATTCAGAAGGAACAATTGCAAGAATAATTCAAGTTCTTAAACTGCCAAATGGTTTGTTGAAAATTATTGTTGATGGAGTTGCTCATGGAATTATAAAAAACTTTGTTGAAAATCAAGAATTCCTCGAGGCTGAAATTGAAATCATTTCTACCGAAATTGAAGAAGGTCCTGAACTTGATGCACTTGTTAGACATATGTCCAATCTTTTCACAGAATACATTAAACTTAATAGAAATATTCCTGGTGATATAATTGCTTCTTTCGAGAATCTTACTGATCCTGCTCGCAAGCTTTATTTTGCTGCTGCAAACATTCAACAAAATGTAGAAGTCAAACAATCAATTCTCAAAGAACTTACTCTCAAAGACAAATTTTATAAATTGATTAAAATCCTGAACTCCGAAATCGACATCCTGAAGATTGAAAAAGAAATTGATATGAAGGTTCAGGAAAATATTCAAAAAGCTCAGCGAAAGTTTTTAATTCAAGAACAGATCAGAATATTGCAGGATGAGCTCGGCGAAGAAGAAGATGTTTCTCCAGAATTTCAAAAGCTTCGCGAGAAAATCAAAAAAGCTAAAATGCCAAAAGATGTGGAGGAAAAAGCTCTCGAAGAATTAAACAAACTTAAAAAGACGCCTCCAATGTCACCTGAAGCAACTGTAATTCGAAATTATCTTGACTGGCTTATCGATTTACCTTGGAGCAAACGAACAAAAGATAATCTTGACCTTGAGCATGTTAGAAAGATTTTAGATGAAGATCACTATGGACTCGAAAAACCAAAAGAAAGAATTCTTGAACACATTGCTGTGTTAAATCTTGTAAAAGAAATGAGAGGTCAAATTTTATGTTTTTGTGGACCTCCTGGAGTCGGTAAAACTTCTCTCGCAAAATCGATTGCTCGAGCACTTGGAAGGAAATTTGTTCGTATATCGCTTGGTGGTGTAAGAGATGAAGCTGAGATTCGTGGACATCGAAGAACTTATATTGGAAGTATGCCGGGTAAAATAATTCAATCAATGAAAAAAGCAGGCGTAATTAACCCAGTTATGTTGCTCGATGAAATTGATAAAATGAGTATGGATTTTCGTGGTGATCCGTCAGCTGCGATGCTCGAAGTTTTAGACCCAGAACAAAATTACGCCTTCAATGATCATTATCTCGATGTTGATTACGATTTATCAAAAGTGCTTTTCATCACAACTGCAAATGTTCGATACAACATTCCACTTCCATTACAGGATAGAATGGAAATCATTGAGCTTCCCGGTTATCTTGAACACGAAAAGCTTGAAATTGCTAAAAGGCATATCATCCCAAAGCAATTTAAAGAACATGGCTTGGATAAATACGATATTCAAATTAGTGACGAGGCAATTCTCCGTATTATTCGTGAATATACCAGAGAGGCAGGAGTGAGAAATCTTGAAAGAGAAATTACATCTATCTTAAGGAAAATTGCAAAAGAAATCGCTCTTGAAAAATCAAAAAACAAAAATATTGGAAATATCACTCGAACAATTACAGGAGAAAATATCGAGACTTACCTGGGCGTTCCGAAATTCAAAGTGAAAAAAATTCCAGCTGAAAATCGAATTGGAACTGCAATTGGTTTAGCCTGGACAAGCGTCGGGGGTGATATTTTGAATGTCGAAGTGACAATTATGGATGGACCGGAGAGATTAACTTTGACTGGTCAACTCGGCAATGTAATGAAGGAATCCGCTCAAGCTGCTCTAAGTTACATTAGATCAAATGCAGAACTACTCGGACTTGATCCTCATTTCTATAAAGGGAAGGAAATTCATATTCATCTTCCGGAAGGTGCAATTCCGAAAGATGGTCCATCAGCTGGAATAACAATGACTATGGCAATGATCTCAGCAATCAAAAGAATTCCAGCTCGTGCCGATGTTGCATTGACCGGCGAAATCACCTTGAGAGGAAATGTCCTACCAATCGGTGGACTAACTGAAAAACTTCTGGCTGCCCAAAGATATGGAATTAAAACCGTTCTGATTCCAAAAGACAATTTGACTGACTTAACTGAAATTCCTGAATCGGTAAAAAAGCCACTGAAAATTATCCCAATTGATAAAATAATTGATGCAATTCCTTATGTCTTTGAGAATTTTGAAATAAAAGAACAAACTAAGAAGAATGTCAAAAATGCCAAGCGTAAATCTAAATCAAAATAA
- a CDS encoding GAF domain-containing protein, which yields MSKMPSVNLNQNNKEETYRSLIPICESLVNDEQEWISLLSNFSALLKQTFESFSWVGFYLLKDSRLILGPFQGKVACSFIEIGKGVCGTSFQERKTILVEDVNKFPGHIACDENSRSEIVVPIFIDNQIIGVLDIDSYNYSNFDETDQKYLETLVSILSKKLKQLNYKLL from the coding sequence ATGTCAAAAATGCCAAGCGTAAATCTAAATCAAAATAATAAAGAAGAAACTTATCGATCGTTAATTCCAATTTGTGAGTCACTTGTTAATGACGAACAAGAGTGGATTTCATTGCTTTCAAATTTTTCAGCTTTACTAAAACAAACATTCGAATCTTTTTCGTGGGTTGGATTTTATCTTCTGAAAGATAGTCGCTTGATTCTTGGACCGTTTCAAGGCAAAGTCGCTTGCTCATTTATTGAAATTGGGAAAGGTGTCTGTGGAACATCTTTTCAAGAAAGAAAAACAATTTTGGTTGAAGATGTGAACAAATTTCCAGGTCACATTGCTTGCGATGAAAATTCAAGATCGGAAATTGTTGTACCAATTTTTATTGACAATCAAATAATTGGCGTACTTGACATTGATAGTTATAATTACTCAAATTTCGATGAGACAGATCAAAAATATCTTGAAACTTTAGTCTCAATTCTTTCTAAAAAATTAAAACAACTTAACTACAAATTACTATGA
- the dnaX gene encoding DNA polymerase III subunit gamma/tau — MTNFLVTARKWRPQKFEDVVGQEHITQTLKNSIKSGKIAHAFIFSGPRGIGKTSTARILAKSLNCPNQKDYNPCNQCEVCESITNGSNIDVIEIDGASNRRIDEIRTLRESVQYAPSTVKYKVYIIDEVHMLTTESFNALLKVLEEPPPHIIFIFATTDIHKVPATILSRCQRYEFRRLTTEEIKNHLIKIAQYENIEYDEDALRFIARRADGAMRDAQSLFDQIVVYSNGKVVLDEVKDILNIIDVDLYFRVSDAIKNREIEEAFRIVNDIYFNGWDLNTFINDLIEHFRNLLTVAVTGNTDLIEESESTKEKYKETSKDFTVRDLLRILSFLSKTQFELKQAANQKMKLEIALAQLIDLPRAAEVDELIQEIKKLKKDGLPTSGNSSTPIQSMEKKSPVTEVKEPEPKLNLTSKQSKSESENKIVINSTSAQSLPPTIDKVISKWNDFVQNLSIKQKQVGDAFSNSKVVKIENNILHIYSNILASNPSILISYRNFLFKESKDFFGIGYKFFVTEKAPNGEIEIAIDQINRKTEKQAEIHNEIDLNLTDEDQLIRQSVIEILKGRPLH; from the coding sequence ATGACAAACTTTTTAGTAACTGCTCGCAAATGGAGACCACAAAAATTTGAAGATGTTGTTGGTCAGGAACATATAACTCAAACTCTTAAAAATTCAATTAAAAGTGGGAAGATAGCTCACGCTTTCATATTTAGTGGTCCGCGAGGAATTGGTAAAACCTCGACAGCAAGAATTCTTGCTAAGTCATTGAACTGTCCAAATCAAAAAGATTATAATCCTTGCAATCAATGTGAAGTATGTGAATCGATCACAAATGGTTCAAACATAGATGTAATCGAAATTGATGGCGCATCAAATAGAAGAATAGATGAGATTAGAACTCTTCGTGAATCTGTTCAATACGCACCTTCGACTGTTAAATACAAAGTTTATATTATTGACGAAGTGCATATGCTTACAACCGAATCTTTCAATGCTCTTCTAAAAGTTTTGGAAGAACCACCACCACATATAATTTTTATTTTTGCGACAACTGATATTCACAAAGTTCCTGCGACAATCCTTTCAAGATGTCAAAGGTATGAGTTTCGTAGATTAACAACTGAAGAGATAAAGAATCATCTTATTAAAATTGCTCAATACGAAAACATTGAATACGATGAAGATGCATTGAGATTTATCGCCCGCCGAGCCGATGGTGCAATGAGAGATGCTCAAAGTTTATTCGATCAAATTGTCGTTTACTCAAATGGAAAAGTCGTTCTTGATGAAGTTAAAGATATTTTGAACATTATCGATGTCGATCTTTATTTCCGAGTTTCAGATGCAATAAAGAATAGAGAAATCGAGGAAGCTTTCCGAATTGTTAATGATATTTATTTCAATGGCTGGGACTTGAATACATTTATTAATGATTTGATTGAACATTTTAGAAACTTACTCACAGTTGCTGTGACTGGAAATACAGATCTAATTGAAGAATCTGAATCGACAAAAGAGAAATACAAAGAGACTTCAAAAGATTTTACCGTTAGAGATTTGCTAAGAATTCTTTCATTCCTTTCAAAAACTCAATTTGAGTTGAAGCAAGCAGCCAATCAGAAAATGAAATTAGAAATTGCTCTTGCCCAATTGATCGATTTGCCCAGAGCCGCCGAAGTTGATGAATTAATTCAAGAGATCAAAAAATTAAAGAAAGATGGTTTACCTACTTCAGGTAATTCATCAACTCCAATTCAATCAATGGAAAAAAAAAGCCCAGTAACTGAAGTAAAAGAACCAGAACCAAAGCTTAATCTTACTTCAAAACAATCTAAATCTGAATCTGAAAACAAGATAGTAATAAACTCTACTTCTGCCCAGAGTTTACCGCCCACTATTGACAAAGTAATTTCCAAATGGAACGATTTCGTTCAAAATCTAAGCATTAAACAAAAACAAGTTGGCGATGCATTTAGCAATTCAAAAGTTGTTAAAATTGAAAACAACATTCTTCACATTTACTCAAATATTTTAGCATCTAATCCATCAATTCTTATATCTTATCGCAATTTTCTTTTTAAAGAGTCGAAAGATTTTTTTGGAATTGGTTACAAATTTTTTGTGACCGAAAAAGCACCAAATGGTGAAATTGAAATTGCAATCGATCAAATAAATCGTAAAACGGAAAAGCAAGCTGAAATTCATAATGAGATAGATCTCAATTTAACCGATGAGGATCAATTGATACGCCAATCAGTTATTGAAATATTAAAAGGTCGACCGCTTCATTAA
- a CDS encoding pullulanase produces the protein MKAKIFSCLKKTLVLTTLIILILPMPRKIQAQQFIETAEILDVDSIAVKLSRNDVKIELSDIKLFGISTIKSIEQHHDILFINTSEIDLSEIHYIEIKGFGRKKLEPTGILDKFYSHKKLGWEIKNGKTYFNLFAPRAKLVKLVLFDNYDDYDGKEYFMSKDRDGVWSFEIEGELYGKYYAYRIDGPSDKTEMFNFNVLVADPYSTAVASKNSYEHESRTLIYKDDFDWEGTDWVKIPMNELVIYEMHVRDMTAHPSSGSSQPGTYTGMIENNIRGGLNYIKSLGVNAVELLPIHDFANWEIPYKRHYRGYYNTWNPYERNHWGYMSTYFFAPESYYASNGTSKFGEWNGTDGRQVRELKEMIKAFHKEGIAVILDVVYNHTSQYDYNPFKYIDKKYYYRLDPDQNFLSFSGCGNDFKTERPMVRRLILESIKYWMTEYKVDGFRFDLANLIDEETCRLIIEEARKINPDVIIIAEPWGGGYNPAGFSKMGWAAWNDQARNGIKGENPFNRQSFIFGKWDFGVNQDVMKRFFSGTLEILGGLFQTHEHSINYLESHDNYTLGDFIRLAIGKIERNDVVKDEKKHTSLTPIELKINKLAALTLFTLQGPVMIHEGQEFARSKVIANTDVEDIHIGTIDENSYNKDNETNYINYNHVDWNQELWNYYKGLIELRKKLPQIRNSKLEDLNFLADSKNQFCVGYHSTKKAEKVGELTDEVVVIVNGSQTSAGEIRLPEGEWIVLVDGAKVYSDIDAKIVYQGKVLIPPIEGIILIKR, from the coding sequence ATGAAAGCAAAAATTTTTTCCTGCCTTAAAAAAACTTTAGTTCTAACAACACTAATAATTTTAATATTGCCTATGCCTCGAAAAATACAAGCACAACAATTTATTGAAACGGCAGAAATTCTTGATGTGGATTCAATTGCCGTTAAACTCTCAAGGAACGATGTAAAGATTGAACTTTCTGATATTAAGTTATTTGGAATTTCTACAATAAAAAGTATTGAACAGCATCACGATATTCTTTTCATTAATACTTCGGAGATTGATCTATCTGAGATTCATTACATCGAAATCAAAGGATTCGGCCGGAAAAAATTAGAACCAACTGGCATCTTAGATAAGTTTTATTCCCATAAAAAACTTGGATGGGAAATCAAAAATGGTAAAACATATTTTAACTTATTTGCACCAAGAGCAAAACTTGTAAAACTTGTTCTTTTTGATAATTATGATGATTACGACGGCAAAGAATATTTTATGAGCAAAGATAGAGACGGTGTCTGGAGTTTTGAAATCGAAGGTGAGCTCTACGGGAAATATTATGCTTATCGAATTGATGGTCCTTCTGATAAAACTGAAATGTTCAATTTTAATGTCCTCGTTGCCGATCCATATTCAACTGCTGTTGCTTCAAAAAATTCTTATGAACACGAATCCCGCACTTTAATTTACAAAGATGATTTCGACTGGGAAGGTACTGACTGGGTCAAAATTCCTATGAATGAACTCGTGATTTATGAAATGCATGTCAGGGATATGACTGCTCATCCAAGTTCGGGTTCATCTCAACCTGGCACTTATACAGGAATGATCGAGAATAACATCAGAGGTGGATTAAACTACATTAAATCACTTGGAGTAAATGCAGTTGAACTCTTACCAATTCACGATTTTGCAAATTGGGAAATTCCGTACAAAAGACATTATCGCGGTTATTATAATACATGGAATCCTTATGAGCGAAATCACTGGGGATATATGTCAACTTATTTCTTTGCTCCCGAGAGTTATTATGCATCAAACGGAACTTCTAAATTTGGCGAGTGGAACGGAACTGATGGTCGACAGGTTCGCGAATTAAAAGAAATGATTAAAGCTTTTCACAAAGAAGGTATCGCTGTTATTTTAGATGTTGTTTATAATCATACCTCTCAATACGATTATAATCCTTTCAAATACATTGATAAAAAATATTATTACCGTCTCGATCCCGACCAGAATTTTCTTTCTTTCAGTGGTTGTGGAAACGATTTTAAAACTGAAAGACCAATGGTAAGAAGATTAATTTTAGAATCAATAAAATATTGGATGACCGAATACAAAGTGGATGGCTTTCGCTTTGATCTTGCAAATTTAATTGATGAAGAAACCTGCAGATTAATAATTGAAGAAGCTCGGAAAATCAATCCTGATGTAATTATCATCGCAGAACCCTGGGGCGGTGGATATAATCCTGCAGGATTTTCAAAAATGGGATGGGCTGCTTGGAATGACCAGGCACGAAACGGCATCAAAGGCGAAAATCCGTTTAATCGTCAGAGCTTCATTTTTGGCAAGTGGGATTTCGGGGTAAATCAAGATGTAATGAAAAGATTTTTCTCTGGAACTCTTGAAATTTTAGGCGGACTGTTTCAAACTCATGAACATTCAATTAATTATCTCGAATCTCATGATAATTATACTCTTGGTGATTTCATTCGACTCGCAATTGGTAAAATTGAAAGGAATGATGTTGTCAAAGACGAGAAAAAACATACCTCATTAACGCCAATCGAACTCAAAATAAACAAACTTGCAGCCTTAACATTGTTTACTTTACAGGGTCCAGTTATGATTCACGAAGGTCAGGAATTTGCTCGCTCAAAAGTAATTGCCAATACCGATGTCGAAGATATTCACATCGGCACTATCGATGAAAATAGTTACAATAAAGATAACGAGACAAACTATATCAACTATAATCACGTTGATTGGAATCAAGAACTCTGGAATTACTACAAAGGATTAATAGAACTCAGAAAAAAACTTCCACAGATTAGAAATTCAAAACTTGAAGATTTGAACTTCTTAGCTGATTCAAAAAATCAATTCTGTGTTGGTTATCACTCTACCAAAAAAGCAGAGAAAGTTGGAGAATTAACTGATGAAGTTGTTGTGATCGTAAATGGCAGTCAAACTTCTGCAGGTGAGATAAGATTACCCGAAGGAGAATGGATTGTGCTTGTCGATGGAGCGAAAGTTTATTCAGATATTGATGCAAAGATTGTGTATCAAGGTAAAGTACTAATTCCACCAATTGAAGGAATAATATTAATCAAACGTTAA
- a CDS encoding cobalamin-binding protein, giving the protein MKNLIIGIIALSFVLISCTKEKKSLPTKIYFDDLGNRIELTKNPERIISAAPNLTEIIFALGAGDLLVGRTNFCNYPEETNKIPVVGDMFHLNLEKIVDLNPDLIFLTVEGNTKELYDKLKNLGLNVYVTNPKNLSGIKKSIRDIGEILNREKEADSIISDIEKRLNKINSERFQRQTAMFVVSFSPLIIAGKNTFIDEILSSVNLENIAPEKSFSAYPMISREEVINKNPDVILLPSINFSIEKILEVYPEWKEINAIKKGKIIYVDQDLFFRPGPRFIDAIEFLQKELSKH; this is encoded by the coding sequence ATGAAAAATTTAATCATTGGAATAATAGCTTTGTCTTTTGTTCTTATCTCCTGTACTAAAGAAAAAAAATCTTTACCAACCAAAATTTATTTTGATGATTTAGGTAATAGAATTGAGTTAACCAAAAATCCTGAGCGAATAATTTCTGCCGCACCAAACTTAACCGAAATCATCTTTGCCTTAGGTGCTGGTGATTTGCTTGTGGGAAGAACGAATTTTTGTAATTATCCAGAGGAGACAAATAAAATTCCGGTTGTCGGTGATATGTTTCATCTAAACTTAGAGAAGATAGTTGATTTAAATCCCGATTTAATTTTTCTAACTGTTGAAGGGAATACAAAAGAACTTTACGATAAATTGAAAAATCTTGGTCTGAATGTCTATGTAACTAATCCAAAAAATCTTAGCGGTATCAAAAAATCAATTAGAGATATCGGAGAAATCTTAAACAGAGAGAAAGAAGCAGACTCAATAATTTCGGATATCGAAAAAAGGTTGAACAAAATAAATTCGGAAAGATTTCAAAGACAGACGGCAATGTTCGTAGTTTCTTTTTCGCCCTTGATTATAGCAGGTAAAAATACTTTTATTGATGAAATCTTGAGTTCAGTAAATCTTGAAAATATCGCACCTGAAAAATCATTTTCAGCTTATCCGATGATTTCACGCGAAGAGGTCATTAATAAAAATCCTGATGTAATTCTCCTGCCATCGATCAATTTTTCAATTGAAAAGATTCTGGAAGTATACCCGGAGTGGAAAGAAATAAATGCAATTAAGAAGGGAAAAATTATTTATGTAGATCAAGATTTATTTTTCAGGCCTGGACCTCGCTTTATTGACGCAATTGAGTTTTTACAAAAAGAATTAAGTAAACACTGA
- a CDS encoding LLM class flavin-dependent oxidoreductase has product MELGIYSFGDRTIDFTTGELISEAERYRRLLEEIKLADEVGLDVFGIGEHHRPDYIISSPIVVLSAAASITKKIRLTSAVNVLSSDDPVRLFQQFATLDLISNGRAEIMVGRGSFIESFPLFGYDLQDYEELFEEKLQMLLHIRENTIVNWKGNFTQTILNRGVYPRPLQNPLPVWIAMGGTPESAIRAAKYGLPLAIAIIGGLPERFKYFADLYRSTAEKLGHKTKLSINSHGFIAETSQEAINLSFPAVKFQMDRIGRERGWSPMTKEQYEFSATLRGANFVGSPDQIIEKILFQYEIFQHDRFLIQFTVGTLPHNKVLKSIELFGDRVAPVVRKEIKKLKKIEDKVT; this is encoded by the coding sequence ATGGAGTTAGGAATTTATTCATTCGGTGATAGAACAATAGATTTTACGACCGGCGAATTAATAAGTGAAGCCGAAAGATATAGAAGACTTCTTGAAGAGATAAAATTGGCAGATGAGGTTGGACTTGATGTCTTTGGAATTGGTGAACATCATCGTCCGGATTATATTATTTCATCTCCAATTGTTGTTTTATCTGCGGCGGCATCTATCACAAAAAAAATTAGACTTACTAGTGCTGTTAATGTATTAAGTTCAGATGATCCTGTCAGATTATTCCAGCAATTTGCTACACTTGATTTAATTTCAAACGGTCGAGCAGAAATAATGGTAGGTCGAGGTTCATTCATCGAATCATTTCCTTTATTCGGTTATGACCTTCAAGATTATGAAGAATTGTTTGAAGAGAAATTACAGATGTTGCTTCATATTAGAGAAAATACAATTGTCAACTGGAAAGGTAATTTTACACAAACAATTTTGAATCGAGGTGTTTATCCAAGACCACTTCAAAATCCCTTGCCTGTTTGGATCGCAATGGGTGGAACTCCTGAATCAGCAATTCGAGCTGCTAAATACGGCTTGCCTCTTGCGATTGCAATAATTGGAGGACTTCCGGAACGATTTAAATATTTTGCTGATTTGTATCGAAGTACGGCGGAAAAACTCGGTCACAAAACCAAATTAAGTATCAACTCTCATGGTTTTATTGCTGAAACCAGCCAGGAAGCTATAAATCTTTCTTTCCCTGCAGTAAAATTCCAAATGGACAGAATTGGTAGAGAAAGAGGTTGGTCACCAATGACTAAAGAGCAATATGAATTTTCTGCAACTTTACGAGGTGCTAACTTCGTGGGAAGTCCAGATCAAATTATTGAAAAAATTTTATTTCAATATGAAATTTTTCAGCATGATAGATTTCTAATTCAATTTACTGTTGGGACACTACCACACAACAAAGTTCTTAAATCAATTGAATTATTTGGCGATAGAGTTGCACCCGTTGTTAGAAAAGAAATTAAAAAATTAAAAAAGATTGAAGACAAAGTAACTTAA
- a CDS encoding PaaI family thioesterase, with the protein MEIKGIQDFYPEELSYCYGCGRLNEYGHQLKSYWDGDETIARFTPKPYHIAIPGYVYGGLIASLIDCHGTGSAALAAYKAENRQPGSFPPFRFVTASLQVDYLKPTPLGIELELRGKIVEVKGRKVITEITVSANGIITAKGRVVAVQMPQDMIRDEMKL; encoded by the coding sequence ATGGAAATAAAAGGGATTCAGGATTTTTATCCAGAAGAATTGAGTTATTGTTATGGTTGTGGAAGGCTTAATGAATACGGACATCAACTGAAAAGTTACTGGGATGGTGACGAGACAATTGCTCGCTTTACGCCAAAACCATATCACATTGCAATTCCTGGTTATGTTTATGGTGGATTAATTGCTTCTTTAATTGATTGTCATGGTACAGGTTCAGCTGCGCTTGCTGCATATAAGGCAGAAAATCGTCAACCTGGCTCTTTCCCACCTTTCAGATTTGTAACGGCTTCTCTCCAAGTAGATTATTTAAAACCAACTCCGCTGGGAATCGAGTTGGAACTAAGGGGCAAAATAGTAGAAGTAAAAGGTAGAAAAGTAATAACTGAAATTACTGTTTCAGCAAATGGGATTATAACTGCAAAAGGAAGAGTGGTAGCTGTTCAAATGCCTCAAGATATGATAAGAGATGAAATGAAATTGTAA